A part of Sinorhizobium chiapasense genomic DNA contains:
- a CDS encoding sulfite exporter TauE/SafE family protein — MTIVQALLLFVSGFLSGVVNAIAGGGTFLTFGAMTLGGLPPIVANATSSIIQFPGYITSALAYAKEIRADRRNAILLGVISAIGGLAGALLLLSLSNPSFRAMVPWLLIAATVIFAAGPLLKPKARSDEHRIGPLGVASQMATSVYGGFFGAGMGIMMLAVLGLATGGGYHRLNALKNFISIVIAAIAIAVFAAGGVVSWLHAAIMVPGAALGGYSGVWAARRVPQAIIRALVVAVGLLLAAYYFFTG, encoded by the coding sequence ATGACGATTGTTCAAGCTCTTCTGCTCTTTGTTTCGGGATTCCTCTCCGGTGTCGTCAACGCCATCGCGGGCGGCGGCACCTTTCTGACCTTCGGCGCCATGACGCTCGGAGGCCTGCCGCCAATCGTTGCCAACGCCACCTCGTCGATCATCCAGTTTCCCGGCTACATCACCTCGGCGCTAGCCTACGCCAAGGAAATCCGCGCGGACCGGCGGAACGCGATCTTGCTCGGCGTCATTTCGGCGATCGGCGGACTGGCGGGCGCACTGCTCCTGCTCTCCCTCTCCAACCCGTCCTTCCGCGCGATGGTGCCCTGGCTGCTGATCGCGGCGACCGTGATTTTCGCAGCCGGTCCGCTGCTGAAACCCAAAGCACGCAGCGACGAACACCGGATCGGCCCACTCGGCGTCGCCAGCCAGATGGCAACCTCCGTCTATGGCGGCTTCTTCGGCGCCGGCATGGGCATTATGATGCTGGCCGTTCTCGGCCTTGCGACCGGTGGCGGCTACCATCGCCTGAACGCGCTGAAGAACTTCATCTCGATCGTCATTGCGGCAATCGCCATCGCGGTCTTTGCCGCAGGCGGAGTCGTCTCCTGGCTGCACGCGGCCATCATGGTTCCGGGTGCGGCCCTTGGCGGGTATTCGGGCGTCTGGGCGGCGCGGCGCGTTCCGCAGGCGATCATCCGGGCGCTCGTCGTCGCGGTCGGCCTGCTGCTCGCCGCCTATTATTTCTTCACCGGCTGA
- the trmD gene encoding tRNA (guanosine(37)-N1)-methyltransferase TrmD yields MSFRATVLTLYPEMFPGHLGVSLAGKALERGQWSIEAVQIRDFAEDKHRTVDDTPAGGGAGMVLKPDVLARAIDRVAADDDRPRLLMSPRGRPLTQERVRELAAGPGVVIVCGRFEGVDQRVIDTRNLEEVSLGDYILSGGEPAALVLLDAVVRILPGVMGNELSGVHESFEGGLLEHPHYTRPQVFEGHEIPAVLTSGNHGAIAKWREAEARKLTAERRPDLLERDPKSGSRSSD; encoded by the coding sequence ATGTCTTTTCGCGCCACGGTCCTGACGCTCTATCCGGAGATGTTTCCCGGACATCTCGGCGTCTCGCTCGCCGGCAAGGCGCTGGAACGCGGGCAGTGGTCGATCGAGGCCGTGCAGATCCGCGATTTCGCCGAGGACAAACATCGCACCGTCGACGACACGCCGGCCGGCGGCGGCGCCGGCATGGTGCTGAAGCCCGACGTGCTGGCGCGCGCGATCGACCGGGTCGCGGCCGACGATGATCGTCCGCGGCTGCTGATGAGCCCGCGCGGTCGACCCCTGACACAGGAGCGCGTGCGGGAGCTCGCCGCCGGCCCCGGCGTCGTCATCGTCTGCGGCCGCTTCGAGGGTGTCGACCAGCGGGTCATCGATACGCGCAACCTCGAGGAAGTGTCGCTCGGTGACTATATTCTCTCCGGCGGCGAGCCGGCGGCGCTCGTGCTGCTCGATGCCGTCGTGCGCATCCTGCCCGGCGTGATGGGCAACGAATTGTCCGGCGTGCACGAAAGTTTCGAGGGCGGCCTGCTGGAGCATCCGCACTACACGCGGCCGCAGGTCTTCGAAGGCCATGAAATCCCGGCCGTACTGACTTCCGGAAATCATGGCGCCATCGCCAAATGGCGCGAGGCGGAAGCGCGAAAATTGACGGCGGAGCGCCGGCCGGATCTGCTCGAGCGTGATCCGAAAAGTGGGAGCCGGTCTTCAGATTAA
- the rimM gene encoding ribosome maturation factor RimM (Essential for efficient processing of 16S rRNA) — MSKLENPVLMAAIGAAQGLRGEVRVKSFTADPIALGDYGKLHSDDGRVFEVLEIREAKNVVVVRFRGINDRNAAEALNGLELFIERDNLPDDDLDEDEFFYADLEGLEAVDGSGKSYGSVTGVFDFGAGDLLELKGPGRRPVLIPFTEWSVLEIDLEAGRLLVDPIAAGLVDDKEDGTGNPFSKKSK, encoded by the coding sequence ATGAGCAAGCTTGAGAACCCAGTCCTGATGGCGGCCATCGGCGCGGCCCAGGGCCTGCGCGGCGAGGTGCGGGTGAAATCCTTCACGGCCGATCCGATCGCGCTCGGCGACTACGGCAAGCTGCACAGCGACGACGGCCGCGTCTTCGAGGTGCTCGAAATTCGCGAGGCGAAGAATGTGGTGGTCGTGCGCTTTCGCGGCATCAACGACCGTAATGCGGCCGAAGCCCTCAACGGGCTCGAGCTGTTCATCGAGCGGGACAATCTCCCCGACGACGATCTCGATGAGGACGAGTTTTTCTACGCCGACCTCGAAGGGCTGGAGGCGGTGGACGGCAGCGGCAAGAGCTATGGCTCTGTGACCGGTGTCTTCGATTTCGGCGCCGGCGATCTCCTGGAACTGAAGGGACCGGGCAGGCGCCCTGTCCTGATCCCCTTTACTGAATGGTCCGTGCTCGAAATCGATCTCGAGGCCGGCAGGCTGCTGGTTGACCCGATCGCCGCGGGTCTTGTCGACGACAAGGAGGACGGCACAGGCAATCCGTTCTCGAAAAAGAGCAAGTGA
- the rpsP gene encoding 30S ribosomal protein S16 — protein MALKIRLARGGSKKRPYYQIVVADARSPRDGRFLEKLGSWNPMLGKDDEKRVELDKERVSHWIAQGAQPTDRVLRFLDQAGLAKRPARNNPNKAQPGKKAQERAAEAKQRAEDAAAAAAEAAAE, from the coding sequence ATGGCACTGAAAATTCGTCTCGCCCGTGGCGGTTCCAAGAAGCGCCCCTACTACCAGATCGTCGTTGCCGATGCGCGCAGCCCGCGTGACGGCCGCTTCCTCGAAAAGCTCGGCTCCTGGAACCCGATGCTCGGCAAGGACGACGAAAAGCGCGTCGAGCTTGACAAAGAGCGCGTGAGCCACTGGATCGCCCAGGGCGCACAGCCGACCGACCGCGTGCTGCGCTTCCTCGACCAGGCTGGTCTTGCCAAGCGCCCGGCCCGCAACAACCCGAACAAGGCGCAGCCCGGCAAGAAGGCACAGGAACGTGCCGCCGAAGCCAAGCAGCGCGCTGAAGATGCAGCTGCTGCCGCTGCCGAAGCTGCCGCGGAATAA
- a CDS encoding chorismate mutase: MVDPEIREELAGYRQSIDNIDAALVHMLAERFRCTKAVGVLKAKHQLPPADPAREEYQIERLRHLAKDANLDPDFAEKFLNFIIKEVIRHHEAIAADRSQPASNAGATHSA, from the coding sequence ATGGTTGATCCCGAGATCAGAGAGGAATTGGCGGGCTACCGGCAGTCGATCGACAATATCGATGCCGCGCTCGTCCACATGCTGGCCGAACGTTTCCGCTGCACCAAGGCGGTCGGCGTTCTGAAGGCCAAGCATCAATTGCCGCCGGCCGATCCGGCGCGCGAGGAATACCAGATCGAACGCCTCCGCCATCTGGCGAAGGATGCCAATCTGGACCCGGATTTCGCCGAGAAGTTCCTGAACTTCATCATCAAGGAAGTCATCCGGCATCATGAAGCAATCGCCGCTGATCGCTCGCAGCCCGCGAGCAACGCCGGCGCCACACATTCCGCTTGA